One genomic window of Gemmatimonadota bacterium includes the following:
- a CDS encoding PHP domain-containing protein, with translation MIDLHCHSTASDGHLAPAEVVKHAARVGLSAMALTDHDTLDGLVEATAAGAELGVRVVGGCEFSVAATWGEMHLLGYFLEPGDRDIEHFLVSARTDRSRRAREMVTRLVGLGVRIGYDDVEREADGGAVGRPHVARALLRLGLVTTEQQAFDKYLGRGRPCFVDKALPTLREVADLVHARGGIVSAAHLKWHGTKVTLAALQLDGLDAVETRHPSHDGETRATITEAAAALGLARSGGSDWHGEFGAAAGHSMLGAQEVPDEWLDELEARRPTGARAA, from the coding sequence GTGATTGATCTCCACTGCCACTCCACGGCCTCCGACGGGCATCTGGCGCCCGCCGAGGTCGTGAAGCACGCCGCCCGGGTCGGCCTCAGCGCCATGGCCCTGACGGACCACGACACGCTCGACGGTCTCGTCGAGGCAACCGCCGCCGGCGCCGAACTCGGCGTGCGCGTGGTGGGTGGCTGCGAGTTTTCCGTGGCCGCCACGTGGGGGGAGATGCACCTGCTCGGCTACTTCCTCGAGCCGGGCGACCGCGACATCGAACACTTCCTCGTGTCGGCGCGAACCGATCGCAGCCGGCGCGCGCGCGAGATGGTGACGCGCCTCGTGGGGCTCGGCGTGCGGATCGGCTACGACGACGTCGAGCGCGAGGCCGACGGCGGCGCGGTCGGGCGCCCGCACGTGGCGCGCGCGCTCCTCCGACTCGGCCTCGTGACCACGGAGCAGCAGGCCTTCGACAAGTACCTCGGACGCGGCCGCCCCTGTTTCGTCGACAAGGCGCTCCCCACCCTCCGCGAAGTGGCCGATCTCGTCCACGCGCGCGGGGGCATCGTGTCTGCCGCTCACCTGAAGTGGCACGGCACCAAGGTGACGCTGGCGGCGCTGCAGCTTGATGGGCTCGATGCCGTCGAGACGCGCCACCCCAGTCACGACGGTGAGACGCGCGCCACCATCACCGAGGCGGCGGCCGCGCTCGGCCTGGCGCGCAGTGGCGGCTCGGATTGGCACGGCGAGTTCGGCGCGGCGGCCGGTCATTCGATGCTCGGTGCGCAGGAAGTGCCGGACGAATGGCTCGACGAGCTCGAGGCCCGGCGACCGACTGGAGCACGCGCCGCGTGA
- a CDS encoding SDR family oxidoreductase codes for MSTAARRVALVTGGARRLGRAFAEALAEDGLAVAVHYGRAAEEAEAVVAGIRHAGGEAEAFGADLRDADAAKALPGRVVARFGRLDVLVNSAAEMERRTVAETTVEDWDATMALNLRAPFLVAQQAAPHLKATQGRIVNIADLSGFEPWRNYVAHSVSKAGVVMLTKVLAVALAPEITVNGIAPGTVLVPDDYDDARRTFLSETTPLGRLGTPGDAVAALRYLVHHAPFVTGDTIVVDGGRLLRR; via the coding sequence GTGAGCACCGCGGCGCGGCGCGTTGCCCTGGTAACTGGCGGAGCGCGTCGTCTCGGCCGGGCCTTTGCCGAGGCACTCGCTGAGGATGGACTGGCGGTGGCGGTGCACTACGGTCGCGCGGCCGAGGAGGCCGAGGCCGTGGTCGCAGGGATCCGCCATGCGGGCGGGGAAGCGGAGGCCTTCGGCGCCGATCTGCGCGATGCCGACGCGGCGAAGGCGCTGCCGGGTCGAGTGGTGGCACGGTTCGGCCGCCTCGATGTGCTGGTCAACTCCGCCGCCGAGATGGAGCGGCGCACCGTCGCCGAGACCACTGTTGAGGATTGGGATGCCACCATGGCGCTCAATCTCCGCGCGCCCTTCCTGGTCGCGCAGCAGGCCGCGCCCCACCTCAAGGCGACCCAGGGCCGCATCGTCAACATCGCCGACCTCAGTGGCTTCGAACCGTGGCGCAACTACGTGGCGCACTCGGTGAGCAAGGCGGGCGTGGTGATGCTCACCAAGGTGCTGGCCGTGGCGCTCGCCCCGGAGATCACGGTCAACGGCATTGCACCGGGGACTGTCCTCGTCCCCGACGACTACGACGATGCCCGGCGCACCTTCCTCAGCGAGACGACGCCGCTCGGCCGACTCGGTACCCCCGGCGACGCCGTCGCGGCGCTGCGCTATCTCGTGCACCACGCGCCGTTCGTCACCGGCGACACGATCGTCGTCGACGGCGGCCGCCTCCTCAGGCGATGA
- the trxB gene encoding thioredoxin-disulfide reductase has protein sequence MRTETLAIIGSGPAAWTAAIYAARANLDPVVYEGEPSREMIPGGQLMWTTDIDNFPGFHEGVDGQGLMERMKAQAVRFGTRVVSENIASVDFSQRPFTLRPSWSEPVQAQAVIVATGARAIWLDVPNESRLAQSGGGVSACAVCDGALPFFRNKVLAVVGGGDSAMEEATYLTKFAQQVVIIHRRDSFRASKVMAERALNHPKIRVEWNSEVTAVLGDDEITGIIVRDTISGEERTLEVGGLFVAIGHTPNTAFLDGQIATTPKGYIQTPVSWRTETNVEGVFAAGDVIDEYYRQAITSAGSGCMAALEAERWLAHHGLEPVATPA, from the coding sequence ATGCGCACCGAAACTCTTGCCATCATCGGCTCAGGCCCTGCCGCCTGGACCGCCGCCATCTACGCGGCCCGCGCCAATCTTGACCCCGTGGTCTATGAGGGCGAGCCGTCGCGCGAGATGATCCCGGGTGGCCAGCTGATGTGGACCACGGACATCGACAACTTCCCCGGCTTCCACGAGGGCGTCGATGGCCAGGGATTGATGGAGCGGATGAAGGCGCAGGCGGTGCGCTTCGGCACGCGGGTCGTGAGCGAGAACATCGCGTCGGTCGATTTTTCCCAGCGCCCGTTCACGCTGCGGCCCAGCTGGAGCGAGCCGGTGCAGGCCCAGGCGGTGATCGTGGCCACGGGCGCCCGCGCCATCTGGCTCGACGTGCCCAACGAGTCGCGCCTGGCACAGAGCGGTGGCGGCGTCTCGGCGTGTGCCGTGTGCGACGGTGCCTTGCCGTTCTTCCGGAACAAGGTGCTCGCCGTCGTCGGCGGTGGCGACTCCGCGATGGAAGAGGCGACCTACCTCACCAAGTTCGCGCAGCAGGTGGTGATCATTCACCGGCGCGATTCCTTCCGGGCCTCGAAGGTGATGGCGGAGCGCGCGCTCAACCATCCGAAGATTCGCGTGGAGTGGAATTCGGAAGTCACCGCGGTCCTCGGTGATGACGAGATTACCGGCATCATCGTGCGAGATACCATCTCGGGTGAGGAGCGGACCCTGGAGGTCGGCGGCCTCTTCGTCGCGATTGGCCACACGCCCAACACCGCCTTCCTCGACGGGCAGATCGCGACGACCCCGAAGGGATACATCCAGACGCCGGTCTCGTGGCGCACCGAGACCAACGTCGAGGGCGTCTTCGCAGCCGGCGATGTGATCGACGAGTACTACCGTCAGGCGATCACCTCGGCGGGCAGCGGCTGCATGGCGGCGCTCGAGGCGGAACGGTGGTTGGCGCACCATGGGCTCGAGCCCGTCGCCACGCCAGCGTGA
- a CDS encoding MBL fold metallo-hydrolase, giving the protein MATAGLGTALITTGGFVQNCWLVWDESSREAVVVDPGEGSDEILAAIAERSLVVRGIWLTHAHIDHILGVTALREATGAPVWLHPADRRWYDALPEQGRFFGISGLEPLAPPEHELAEGDEVAVGEYRFVVRHVPGHAPGHVAFLGHGVAIAGDVLFVDSIGRTDLAGGDLPTLVRSIAEVLLPLPDETRVLPGHGPETTIGRERRLNPFLAVHLPSLCP; this is encoded by the coding sequence ATGGCCACCGCCGGGCTCGGCACGGCGTTGATCACCACCGGCGGCTTCGTGCAGAACTGCTGGTTGGTCTGGGACGAGTCGAGTCGCGAGGCGGTGGTCGTCGATCCGGGGGAGGGCAGTGACGAGATTCTCGCGGCGATCGCCGAGCGGAGTCTCGTCGTGCGAGGGATCTGGCTGACGCACGCGCACATCGATCACATCCTCGGCGTGACGGCGCTCCGCGAGGCCACTGGGGCGCCGGTCTGGTTGCATCCCGCCGACCGCCGCTGGTACGACGCGCTCCCCGAGCAGGGCCGCTTCTTCGGCATCTCCGGGCTCGAGCCGCTGGCGCCTCCAGAACATGAGCTGGCCGAGGGCGACGAAGTCGCCGTTGGGGAGTATCGCTTCGTCGTGCGCCACGTCCCCGGCCACGCGCCGGGGCATGTCGCCTTCCTCGGCCATGGGGTCGCCATCGCAGGCGATGTCCTCTTCGTCGACTCGATCGGCCGAACCGACCTGGCGGGTGGTGACCTCCCGACCCTGGTCCGGAGCATCGCCGAGGTCCTGCTGCCGCTTCCGGATGAGACCCGAGTCCTTCCCGGACACGGTCCCGAAACGACGATTGGCCGCGAGCGACGGCTGAATCCCTTCCTCGCCGTTCACCTTCCGTCGCTCTGCCCTTAA
- a CDS encoding aspartate ammonia-lyase, protein MSFRTEKDPLGEKQVPADALYGIQTLRAVENYPISGLRPLAGFVEAVVMIKRSAAVVHKHTGRLEAAYADAIIQAADEVLAGQHRDQFVVDPYQAGAGTSHNMNCNEVLANRANEILGAARGAYAPVHPNDHVNMAQSTNDVIPTAMRLGTLRALPKLLASLDQLAEAFLAKGKQFDHVMKSGRTHLQDATPIRLGQEFTAYGHTVARHRAKLAQAADWLRPMNIGGSAVGTGINVEVVYPGLMVTEMSRLSGVALEVSSDRIQLMQSMGDIATFSGAMRAFVLDLCKIADDIRLLASGPRTGLAEIILPAVQPGSSIMPGKINPSIAEMVNQVCYQLLGFDTTVAMAAKAGELELNVMMPVITHNVLFGMEILSNTATVFAEKCISGIEADEAMCAHWLERSPALVTALMPKIGYAESAKLSKEALATGKTVKQLVTDKKVLEGKELDEVLDLRAMTELGVPGGGKGVPVSG, encoded by the coding sequence ATGTCATTCCGCACCGAAAAGGACCCCCTCGGCGAAAAGCAGGTCCCCGCCGACGCCCTCTACGGGATCCAGACCCTTCGTGCCGTCGAGAACTACCCCATCTCCGGACTGCGCCCCCTCGCCGGCTTCGTCGAAGCGGTGGTGATGATCAAGCGCTCCGCCGCCGTCGTCCACAAGCACACCGGCCGCCTCGAAGCGGCGTATGCGGACGCGATCATCCAGGCCGCCGATGAAGTCCTTGCCGGCCAGCATCGCGACCAGTTCGTCGTCGATCCGTATCAGGCCGGCGCCGGCACCTCGCACAACATGAACTGCAACGAAGTGCTCGCGAATCGCGCCAACGAGATCCTCGGCGCGGCCCGCGGCGCCTACGCGCCGGTGCACCCGAACGACCACGTCAACATGGCGCAGTCGACCAATGACGTCATTCCGACGGCGATGCGCCTCGGGACGCTCCGCGCGTTGCCGAAGCTGCTGGCGTCGCTCGATCAGTTGGCCGAGGCCTTCCTCGCGAAGGGGAAGCAGTTCGACCATGTCATGAAGTCGGGGCGGACGCACCTGCAGGATGCCACGCCGATTCGCCTGGGCCAGGAGTTCACGGCGTACGGGCACACCGTCGCACGGCATCGCGCCAAGCTGGCGCAGGCGGCGGATTGGCTTCGCCCGATGAACATCGGCGGCAGCGCCGTCGGAACCGGCATCAACGTCGAAGTCGTCTATCCCGGGCTGATGGTCACGGAGATGAGCCGACTCTCCGGCGTCGCGCTCGAGGTCTCGTCCGATCGAATCCAGTTGATGCAGTCGATGGGTGACATCGCCACGTTCAGCGGCGCGATGCGCGCCTTCGTGCTCGACCTCTGCAAGATCGCCGATGACATCCGCCTGCTCGCCTCGGGTCCGCGCACGGGGCTCGCCGAGATCATCCTGCCGGCGGTGCAGCCGGGATCGTCGATCATGCCGGGGAAGATCAACCCGTCGATCGCCGAGATGGTCAATCAGGTCTGCTACCAGCTGCTCGGCTTTGACACCACGGTGGCGATGGCGGCGAAGGCGGGCGAACTCGAGCTCAACGTGATGATGCCGGTCATCACGCACAATGTGCTCTTCGGCATGGAGATCCTCAGCAACACCGCCACGGTCTTCGCCGAGAAGTGCATCAGCGGCATCGAGGCCGACGAGGCGATGTGCGCGCACTGGCTGGAGCGGTCGCCGGCGCTGGTGACGGCGCTGATGCCGAAGATCGGCTACGCCGAGTCGGCGAAGCTCTCGAAGGAGGCGCTCGCGACCGGCAAGACGGTGAAGCAGCTGGTCACCGACAAGAAGGTCCTCGAGGGGAAGGAGCTGGACGAGGTGCTCGACCTCCGCGCGATGACCGAGCTCGGCGTGCCGGGCGGCGGCAAGGGCGTGCCGGTCAGCGGGTGA
- a CDS encoding MFS transporter — MTDTDTARWRRLALLAFAVVGGMSTWFAGSVAAPLRAADLALTSGEVGWLVSGVQLGFVLGTLLIAVLNIADVVPGRRLFAVSAMGAAMANAALLVAPTLPWLVASRLATGFCLAGVYPPAMKMAATWFRHSRGLAIGTVVGALTIGKALPYLLQGNGAVAIELVVLVPSLAALAAAVLIGTTWHDGPHAFPARPFHWGLIGEVVRDGPLRRVTGGYLGHMWEVYAFWAWVPGFLTAAAAARGEVATAHGTAAFTIVAIGAIGCVGGGLLADRIGRRQVVRGAMLLSGTLAALSPLLFGAPAWLLMAALLVWGIAVIADSAQFSALATELAPPHAVGTALALQTSLGFLLTIASIQLVPMLADALGWRWALAVLAVGPLVGVGVLRKGSDQ, encoded by the coding sequence GTGACCGACACCGACACCGCCCGATGGCGGCGGCTGGCGCTGCTCGCCTTCGCCGTCGTCGGGGGGATGTCCACCTGGTTTGCGGGGAGCGTCGCCGCTCCCCTCCGTGCAGCCGACCTCGCCCTCACCTCGGGCGAGGTCGGCTGGTTGGTATCCGGCGTGCAACTCGGCTTCGTGCTGGGCACGCTGCTGATCGCGGTGCTCAACATCGCGGACGTGGTGCCGGGGCGCCGACTCTTCGCGGTGTCTGCGATGGGGGCCGCGATGGCGAACGCGGCGTTGCTGGTCGCGCCCACGCTTCCATGGCTCGTCGCGTCGCGGCTCGCCACCGGATTCTGTCTGGCCGGCGTGTACCCGCCCGCGATGAAGATGGCGGCCACCTGGTTCCGTCACTCGCGCGGGCTCGCGATCGGCACCGTGGTGGGTGCGCTCACCATCGGCAAGGCGCTGCCCTACCTGCTGCAGGGGAATGGCGCCGTCGCCATCGAGCTGGTGGTCCTGGTCCCGTCGCTCGCCGCCCTCGCCGCCGCCGTGCTCATTGGCACCACTTGGCACGACGGACCGCACGCCTTCCCGGCCAGGCCCTTCCACTGGGGGCTGATCGGCGAGGTGGTGCGCGACGGACCACTGCGTCGCGTCACCGGCGGCTACCTCGGTCACATGTGGGAGGTCTACGCCTTCTGGGCGTGGGTGCCTGGCTTCCTGACGGCGGCGGCGGCCGCGCGTGGCGAGGTGGCGACCGCGCACGGGACGGCGGCCTTCACGATCGTCGCGATCGGCGCCATCGGCTGCGTGGGCGGCGGGTTGCTGGCCGACCGCATCGGGCGGCGCCAGGTCGTGCGCGGGGCGATGCTGCTCAGTGGCACCCTCGCCGCGCTCTCCCCGCTGCTCTTCGGCGCACCGGCCTGGCTGTTGATGGCGGCGCTGCTGGTGTGGGGCATCGCCGTGATCGCCGACTCGGCGCAGTTCTCAGCGCTCGCCACCGAACTCGCTCCGCCACACGCCGTCGGCACCGCCCTCGCGCTGCAAACGTCGCTTGGCTTCCTGCTCACCATCGCGAGCATCCAACTCGTGCCGATGCTCGCCGATGCGCTCGGATGGCGCTGGGCGCTGGCGGTGCTGGCGGTGGGGCCGTTGGTTGGGGTGGGGGTGTTGCGGAAGGGAAGTGATCAGTGA
- a CDS encoding LuxR family transcriptional regulator: MPLQPSSSPDDPPAPAALDALVIGVLALVGIGGVVDLLMDEPTSWWSAHILLEVALVLTSATLATFLWLRWRAVSAELRHTRRSLEERQVERDAWRASAEGAIRSFGDAVTAQLTKWELTPAEHEVALLLLQGLGHKEIAARTGRAERTVRQHAVSVYDKSGQSGRAELAGFFLNGLGGERNE; the protein is encoded by the coding sequence ATGCCCCTCCAGCCGTCATCCAGCCCCGACGACCCGCCCGCCCCTGCCGCCCTGGATGCCCTGGTCATCGGCGTCCTCGCCTTGGTTGGCATCGGGGGCGTCGTCGATCTCCTCATGGACGAGCCGACGTCGTGGTGGTCGGCCCATATCCTCCTCGAAGTCGCCCTGGTCCTGACCAGCGCCACGCTCGCCACCTTCCTCTGGCTCCGGTGGCGCGCCGTCTCCGCCGAGCTCCGCCACACCCGTCGCTCCCTCGAGGAGCGGCAGGTCGAACGAGATGCCTGGCGCGCGAGCGCGGAAGGTGCCATTCGATCATTCGGCGACGCGGTCACCGCGCAGCTCACCAAGTGGGAATTGACCCCCGCCGAGCACGAAGTCGCCCTCCTCCTCCTTCAGGGGCTGGGCCACAAGGAGATCGCCGCCCGCACCGGCCGCGCCGAACGAACCGTCCGACAGCATGCGGTCTCGGTCTATGACAAGTCCGGGCAAAGCGGGCGCGCGGAACTGGCGGGATTCTTTCTGAATGGGCTGGGAGGCGAGCGTAACGAGTGA
- a CDS encoding Rrf2 family transcriptional regulator: MTTWTEYSLIISLHLARRRRDGARAIAARELAELEKLPPDYVEQILLRLRRGALVESIRGAKGGYLLARDPEGITVHDVMTASEHQTFEMNCATHPVNSERCSPTTACSIRPVWQALQGRIDELLLSITLADLLANDEAQLPTLVTLQHTT, encoded by the coding sequence GTGACCACGTGGACTGAATATTCGCTGATCATTTCGCTGCATCTGGCACGGCGTCGCCGTGACGGTGCCCGCGCCATCGCCGCGCGTGAACTTGCGGAACTCGAGAAGCTGCCGCCGGACTATGTCGAACAGATCCTCCTGCGCCTTCGCCGCGGCGCGCTGGTCGAATCGATTCGCGGCGCCAAGGGCGGCTATCTCCTCGCTCGCGACCCCGAAGGGATCACGGTACATGACGTGATGACGGCGTCGGAGCACCAGACGTTCGAAATGAATTGCGCAACGCACCCGGTGAACTCCGAACGCTGTTCCCCGACGACTGCCTGCTCGATCCGTCCCGTCTGGCAGGCGCTGCAGGGTCGCATCGACGAACTGCTGCTGTCGATCACGCTCGCGGATCTGCTGGCCAATGACGAGGCCCAGCTTCCGACGCTGGTCACGCTGCAGCACACGACCTAG
- the moeB gene encoding molybdopterin-synthase adenylyltransferase MoeB, which produces MRRVAPHPSPVTRLSSDELQRYARHLTLPEVGVAGQERLSSARILLIGAGGLGSPAALYLAAAGIGTIGIVDADVVDASNLQRQVLHDTPSIGHLKVVSAKARLEALNPFVRVEPIAERLTAANARAIIARYDLVVDGSDNFPTRYLVNDACVLEGKPFVYGSIFRFEGQLSLFGMPGGPCYRCLFAEPPSPELVPSCVEAGVIGVLPGLIGTLQALEAIKWVLGIGRSAAGRLLLVDALGLTVREIAVARDPACAVCGDTPSVTALVDYDAFCGLTPLTLADGEGEVTPTELSRALGASELPVLLDVREEWEVAIAVLPGSTVIPLGELPARLRELPTTRPIVTVCHHGLRSAAARDLLRRAGFPHVTSLAGGVDAWARLVDQQMARY; this is translated from the coding sequence GTGCGGCGCGTTGCGCCGCACCCCTCGCCTGTGACCAGACTCTCTTCCGACGAACTCCAGCGCTACGCCCGGCATCTCACCCTCCCAGAAGTGGGGGTGGCCGGGCAGGAGCGCCTGTCGTCCGCGCGCATTCTCCTGATCGGTGCCGGCGGACTCGGCTCGCCGGCGGCGCTCTACCTCGCGGCCGCGGGCATCGGGACCATCGGCATCGTCGATGCCGATGTCGTCGACGCCTCGAACCTCCAGCGTCAGGTGCTGCACGACACGCCATCGATCGGCCACCTCAAGGTCGTGTCGGCGAAGGCGCGCCTCGAGGCGCTGAATCCGTTCGTGCGCGTCGAACCGATCGCCGAACGGCTCACCGCAGCCAACGCCCGCGCGATCATCGCACGGTACGATCTCGTCGTCGACGGCAGCGACAACTTCCCGACCCGCTATCTGGTCAACGATGCCTGCGTGCTCGAAGGGAAGCCGTTTGTCTACGGTTCCATCTTCCGCTTCGAGGGGCAGCTCTCGCTCTTTGGGATGCCCGGTGGCCCCTGTTACCGCTGCCTCTTCGCGGAACCGCCATCGCCCGAGCTGGTGCCGTCGTGTGTCGAAGCGGGCGTGATCGGGGTCCTGCCGGGCCTCATTGGCACCTTGCAGGCACTCGAGGCGATCAAGTGGGTCCTGGGGATCGGCCGCTCCGCCGCGGGCCGCCTGCTGCTCGTCGACGCGCTGGGGCTCACGGTGCGGGAGATCGCCGTGGCGCGCGACCCGGCGTGCGCCGTCTGCGGCGACACCCCGAGCGTGACCGCCCTGGTCGACTACGACGCCTTCTGCGGCTTGACGCCGCTCACGCTGGCCGATGGGGAGGGGGAGGTCACGCCGACCGAGCTGTCGCGCGCCCTCGGGGCGAGCGAGCTCCCGGTCCTCCTCGACGTGCGGGAAGAGTGGGAGGTGGCGATCGCCGTGTTGCCCGGCTCCACCGTCATCCCATTGGGCGAGCTGCCGGCCAGGCTCCGCGAACTCCCCACGACGCGGCCGATCGTGACGGTCTGCCACCATGGCCTCCGCTCGGCCGCCGCCCGCGACCTGTTGCGGCGCGCGGGGTTTCCACATGTGACAAGCCTCGCCGGCGGAGTGGACGCCTGGGCGAGGCTTGTGGACCAGCAAATGGCGCGGTACTAA
- the smpB gene encoding SsrA-binding protein SmpB, translating to MAPKDTAPAAEPKARLSVARNPKATYDYFVLDTMEAGVVLTGTEVKSLRRRGASIKEAFARVYKGEVWLEGMNITPYEQGNRYNHDPVRSRKLLLHKKEIEKLIGSVERQGLSLVPLELYFLGGRAKIQLALARGKKAHDKRETLKKQIATREIARAASWKGRQ from the coding sequence ATGGCCCCCAAGGACACCGCCCCCGCCGCCGAGCCCAAAGCTCGCCTCTCCGTCGCCCGCAACCCCAAGGCGACGTATGACTATTTCGTCCTGGACACGATGGAAGCGGGCGTGGTGCTGACCGGGACCGAGGTGAAGTCGTTGCGTCGGCGCGGCGCGTCGATCAAGGAGGCCTTCGCGCGCGTCTACAAGGGCGAAGTCTGGCTTGAAGGGATGAACATCACCCCGTACGAACAGGGCAACCGATACAACCACGATCCGGTGAGGTCGCGGAAGCTGCTGCTCCACAAGAAGGAGATCGAGAAGTTGATCGGCTCCGTCGAGCGGCAGGGACTCTCGCTGGTGCCGTTGGAACTCTACTTCCTCGGCGGTCGGGCCAAGATCCAGCTCGCCCTCGCGCGTGGGAAGAAGGCGCATGACAAGCGCGAGACTCTCAAGAAGCAGATTGCCACGCGCGAGATTGCGCGCGCGGCCTCGTGGAAGGGACGCCAGTGA
- a CDS encoding N-acetylmuramoyl-L-alanine amidase, which translates to MNRPALLSGALALLFVGPPPARLQINTARGTVSVPLTQVAGEGPLVPLAALASALAGTVEGRDWVTLTAGRASYRFLVGTTVVQDGTALRNLPAASRRRNDTIFVPLAFVADVLADPARRAWTYSPLTTTLAELPAGTPIVTRPARTTTGAEERARLPDGLRPGHHVTVDAGHGGTDAGNPGLQFPRGIHEKDVTLAVSLKLRAELERRGVRVTMTRTTDTLINLNHRAPRYCGGSCDLFVSVHVNSLDKRPGYDRVRGFETYFLADAKTADAARVARMENEAIRFDLPDTDAPALGKLDFILKDLQTNEFLRESARASELVQSHIREVHTGPDRGVKQAGFAVLASARRPAILIELGYSTNPEDGRLMSSPNGQAALADRIADAIVAYLREYDRRTGDAQRGMEK; encoded by the coding sequence GTGAATCGCCCCGCGCTCCTGAGCGGCGCCCTCGCGCTGCTGTTCGTCGGCCCTCCACCGGCCAGGCTGCAGATCAACACGGCGCGTGGCACCGTGAGCGTGCCGTTGACGCAGGTCGCCGGTGAGGGGCCGTTGGTGCCGCTCGCCGCGCTCGCGTCGGCCCTGGCAGGCACCGTCGAAGGGCGCGATTGGGTCACCCTCACGGCGGGGCGCGCGAGCTACCGCTTCTTGGTGGGGACGACCGTCGTGCAAGATGGGACCGCGCTGCGCAACCTTCCCGCAGCATCGCGCCGGCGGAACGACACCATCTTCGTGCCGCTGGCCTTTGTCGCCGATGTGCTGGCCGACCCCGCGCGGCGCGCGTGGACCTACTCGCCGCTCACGACCACCTTGGCGGAGCTCCCGGCCGGCACGCCGATCGTGACCCGCCCCGCCCGCACCACGACCGGTGCCGAAGAGCGTGCTCGCCTCCCCGACGGATTGCGTCCCGGTCATCACGTCACCGTCGACGCGGGCCACGGCGGCACCGACGCCGGCAACCCGGGGTTGCAGTTCCCGCGCGGGATCCACGAAAAGGATGTCACGCTCGCCGTGTCGCTCAAGCTGCGCGCCGAGCTCGAGCGGCGCGGCGTGCGCGTGACGATGACGCGCACCACCGACACGCTGATCAACCTCAACCATCGCGCACCGCGCTACTGTGGCGGCAGCTGCGACCTGTTCGTGTCGGTGCACGTGAACTCGCTCGACAAGCGCCCGGGGTATGACCGCGTCCGCGGCTTCGAGACCTACTTCCTTGCCGACGCGAAGACCGCCGACGCGGCGCGCGTGGCGCGGATGGAAAACGAAGCGATCCGCTTCGACCTTCCCGATACCGATGCCCCCGCGCTCGGCAAGCTCGACTTCATCCTCAAGGACCTGCAGACCAACGAGTTCCTGCGCGAGTCGGCACGCGCATCGGAGCTGGTGCAGTCGCACATTCGCGAGGTGCACACCGGCCCCGATCGCGGCGTGAAGCAGGCCGGCTTCGCGGTGCTCGCCTCGGCGCGACGCCCCGCGATCCTGATCGAGCTCGGCTACAGCACCAACCCGGAGGATGGTCGGTTGATGTCCTCGCCGAACGGGCAGGCGGCGCTGGCCGACCGGATCGCCGACGCGATCGTGGCGTACCTCCGCGAGTACGATCGTCGCACCGGTGACGCGCAGCGGGGGATGGAAAAGTGA